The DNA sequence GTTCTGCGCCAACGCGGGCGTCGCGTTCGGCCGCGGGCTGGACGCCCCGGCCAGGACTGGGCCATCACCTAGCAGGTGAACGTGCTGGCCCACGTCCACTCCGCGCGTGCCTGGTGCCCCTGATGTCGGCCCGCGGCGGCGGTCACCTGCTGCACCCCTGATCGGCGGCCGGTCTGCTGGTGGTGGCCCCGGGCGACGCGCGGTACACCGCGACGAAGCACGCCGCGGTGGCGTACGCCGAATGGCTGGCGGTGACCTACGGCGACGGCGGCCTTCGGGTCAGCGCGCTGTGCCCGCGGGGTGTGCGTACCCCCTTGTTGGTGGCCGGCGTCGAGGCCGGGTCGGCCACGGCGAAGGCCGTCACCGCGGCCGGCGAGCCGCTTGAGCCGGACGACGTCGCGGCGTGGTGGTCGAGGGTTTGGCGGCCGAACGGTTCCTCGTCCTGCCGCGCCCCGAGGTGTCCCGGTACGTGCAGTACAAGGCCGCCGACCGGGACCGCTGGATCGCCGGCGCCCGCCACCGGACGGGCTGAACCGCCGGACGGGCGGCCGGAGGGTGGGTGGCCGGATCAGTGGCGGGCGGTCAGCTTGACCCGCAGCGTGTTCAGGTGATGCTGGAACGGCGAGCTGGCATGCCAGTCCGGTGTCGCGTCGACCGGGCGCAGGTCCGGGAAACGATCAAGCAGGATGCGGAAACACTCGTCCGTTTCCATCCGGGCCAGCGCGGCGCCCAGGCAGTAGGACGCGCCCATGCCGAACGCGGTGTGTCGGTTGGGGGTACGGGTGACGTCGAAGCGGTCGGGTTCGTCGAACACCTCGGGGTCGCGGTTGCCGGCCACCATGGCGAGGTAGATGGTCTGGTGCGCCGCAATGGGCACGTCGCCGATCACCACCGGTTCGGTGGTCATCCGCACGACGCCCCCGCCCGGGCCGTCGCAGCGGAGCATCTCTTCCACGGCTGACGGGGTCAGCTCTGGCTTCTCCTTGAGCAGGTCGAGCTGCTCGGGGTTCTGGAACAGCAGGAGCAGCCCGTTCGCGATGAGGTGGGCCGTCGTCTCGTGGCCGGCGAACAGCAGCAGCACGCAGTTGGCGACGATCTCGTCCTCGGTGACCAGGCCGTCCTTCTCGGCGGCCGCGAACGTGCTCAGCACGTCCTCGCGCGGCTGTTGCCGGCGCTCCGCCAGCAGTGGCCGCAGGTAGTCCTGCATCTCCAGGATGCTGCGCTGGCACCGGCGCAGCTGGGGCAGGTTGGCGATCTTGAAGACCGTGAGGATGTCCCGCGACCAGGCCTGGAGCAGCTCACGGTCGCGGATCGGCATGCCGAGCATCTCGGCGATGACGTTCGCCGGCAGCGGGAACGCCAGGTCCTTGACCACGTCCATCCGGCCCTGCGGCGCCACGGCGTCGAGCAGCTCGTGGGTCAACTCCCGTACCCGCGGGCGCAGCGCGTCCACTGTGGGGCGGGTGAAGTACCGCTTCAACAGCTGCTGGAAGCGGACGTGGTCAGCGGTGTTGGTGTGCCCCATCCACATGTCGATCGAGGCGCGCAGCGGCAGCAGCTCGTCCTGCTCGGCGGGACTCAACCGCCGGAGCCCCTGGGACATGTTCGCGTTGGCCAGGCGGCGGTCCTTCAACCCGGCGACGATGTCCGCGTGCCGGGTGACAAGGTAGGCGTTGAGCTCCGGAACCCAGGTCACCGGGGTTTCCGCCCGAATTCGGTGGAACAGGCGGGTCGGGTTTTCCAGCGCTTTGAGGGTGAACAATCTGTCCTGCCGGATCGGCCCGTTCATATCCTCCATCCGGTGATTATGACGTGGGACGTACGCCGGCGCCATGCCCGCCAGCCCCGGGCGCCTGTCGCTCGACCGGCCGGAAAAGTTCCAGCAAAGCGCAGTAAATTGGCGGGAACAAGGCCGGGGCGGGTTTCGACCAGGGCCTGTCCTCCGATCATGGAAGCCAGGTGATGGCGGCGGTCAGGACGAGGCTGGCCGCCACGGCCGGCCCTACGAGGACACCCGACATTCAAGCGATCGAGGCCGTGCCCCATCTTTCGCTGGTCACGGCTCGATCGTGAAGTGCGCCGAAGGGACTCGAACCCTAACCTTCCGATCCGTAGGCCGCGCGGCCGTACATCTGTCGCTTGATCGTCTTGATGGGGTTGACGTGGCCTTCGACAGGGCCGGAGCCCCTCCGATGCCGGATACCCGACGAATCAGTCTGACGAAGGTCGACGCCTCTTCACCTTTTGCGCCACCTCTGACACCCTGCATTCGCGGCATAACCAGTGGAGAGGCGGGTCGAGGGCGATGACAAAGCGTTGGCTGGTCACGGGATGTTCGAGCGGACTCGGTCAGGCTCTCGCGGCCCGGCTCGCCGCCGAGGGCGACCAGGTGGTGGCGACCGCCCGGCAGCCGAAGACCCTGGACGGGTTGGTCGCCCGCCATCCGAACAACGTGGTGGCCGCCGCCCTGGACGTACGGGATCCGGAGCAGTGCGCAGCAGCGGTCGAGCGTGCGGTGGACGCCTTCGGCGGCGTCGACGTTCTGGTCAACAACGCGGCCTACGGCCAGTTCGGCACCTTCGAGGAGATCTCCGACGCGGAGCTCGCCGCGCAGTTCGCCACAAACGTCTTCGGGCCGTGGCAGCTCACCCGCGCCGTGCTGCCGCTGTGGCGGGCACAGCGCCGCGGGCACGCCGTCTTCGTCAGCTCGGTCTCCAACGTGGTTCCCATCCCGGGGCTCGCCGCGTACAACGCGAGCAAGTGTGCGCTGGAGGGAGCGGCCGAATCGCTGGCCGCCGAGGCCGGGCACCTCGGGGTCAAGGTGACCATCCTGCAGCCGGGCGGCTTCGCCACCGGTTACAGCGCCAACCTGCGGAGAACGGAGAACCGTATCGCGGACTACACGCCGGTCAGCGAGGGCATGTTCCACGCGCTGCACGAGATGAACACCTATGCGGAGATCAACTCCCCCGAGCTCTTCGCCGACGTGGTCTGGCGGCTCGGTCAGATGGACTCGCCGCCGCTTCGACTGCCGGTGGGATCCGACTCGGAGGCAGTCCTGAAGCGCGCCTACGACGCCCGGCGCAGGGAGTACGACCAGGTGATCAAGGCGGGCCATCACACCGTCCCGTGAGCAGGCGCGCGAGGTGGCCTTCGCCGGCCGCCCCCGCCCAGAGGATCCGCCCGGCTGAGACGTCGGGGACCGGGTCTGTGGACCGATGGAGCCGGGCTCCTACATCCGCTACCAGGCGCAGTCCAAGCTGGACCAGACACGGTCACCGGACTGGCCGGCCACGTCTTCGTCACAACAGGCCGGGCTGCGCCCAGGTTGACGGAGGCCACCACGGTTCCGGCCAACCGGGGAACCTCAGGCTTACCTCTCCCCCGGTCACCGGCGCAGGTGGCCGATGCCGTGCTGGTCGAGCCAGCTGATCGTCCGCCGCACGAACGTCGGCGCCGCCGAGCCGGCGCTGACGTCGGTGGCGACCAGCGGTACCTGGGCGGCGACCGGGAGCAGGGTGGACTGCCAGCAGGCCGGCGTGGCGCAGGCCGAGCGGTCGTCGACGCGCCAGGCGGCGGCCACGTTGCGGCCGTCCGGGTCGGCCGGGCGGTATTCCAGCCAGCGGCGCAGGTCGTTGCCGCCGTCGATCCCGGCGGCGAGGACCAGGTTGAACGAGCCCCGCACGCGAAGCAGGCGGATCTGCTCCTGCACGCCGAAATTCGGCAGGCTGGTGCCCGCGCAGGCGACGCCGCCGTCGCGCCAGCAGGTCCAGGCCACCGCGGGACCGGTGCCACCGGCCGCCGGGAAGTCGTAGGGCGAGATGTCGAAGATCACCGCGTTGTCGGCGCCGAACACCTCCGCCGCCGCGCTCCAGAAGGAGCGCGTGGCGAGAAAGTCGCTCTGGCGCAGCGACACGATGGGTGTGATGCCGGCCCGGACGAGCCGGTCGACGTACCGGGCCGCCTCGTCGACGTAGCCGACGCGGTTCTGTCTGTCGGTGGGGCTGCCGGTGTAGACGAAGCAGGCGTCGCTCAGCACGACCCGCACCGCGTCGACGCCGCGGGCCCGCAGCGCGCCTACTGACGCGTCGTCGACCGGGCCGTCCCAGCGGATCGGTCCCCACGCGCACTCGCCGGGCGCGGCCGACCGGATGATTCCGCGTGGCCGGTACGGCCTCGGGTCGGTGGTGACCGTGCGGATGCGGTTGCCGATCGCCTTCAGCGCGGGGGCGGCACCGGGTGCCGGCGGCGGGAGCACCCGGATGCCGCGGACCTCGGCGGTGGCCTGGGCGCCGTCGCTGTCGTAGGCGGTGGCGGTGACGCGGGTGCCGCTGTTCGGCGGCGCGCCGCGCCAGTCGAACGCGTACGGCGCGGTGGTGTCCACGGCGAGCAACGTGCCGCGCTCCCGGAACTCGACCCGCTCGATCCGCCGGCCGGCCGCCGCCGTGGCCTCCGCACGGATCGGGATGACGCCCGGCGCGGCGAAGAAGTCGTTGGGCAGGGGCGAGGTGAGCGACACCGACGGGCCGCCCGGCTTGGGGCTGGGCTGCGGGCTGGCCGAAGCCGTCGGCGGCGACGAGCCGGTCGGGCTGCCGACGTCCACGTTGCACGGCTGGCCGCTCAAGACCCAGTCGGTCGGCTCGGGCTCCGCGTCCCGGTAGTTGCCGCCGAAGCGCACCGTCACCGAGGCGCCGGTCGGCAGCGTGGACCCCGCCGGTGGGCGGAGCATGGTCATCGGGTACAACTCACCGCTGCCGAGCGTGTATCCGTCCGGCAGCCGGTCGAGGCCCATGGTGATCGTTTGGCCGCTGACCTGACGGAACCGCAGCCACCAGTCGGTGACGGGAGAGCCCAGGTTGGTGACGGTGAGCTCAGCCCAGAAGCCGTTGGACCACTCTCGGGTGATGGTGTAGTCCACCGTGCACGCCGTCGCGGCGTACGCCGGCGGCAGCACCATCGTCATGGCCCCGCCGACGACGACCGCGGCGGCGGTGGCCAGCGCGAAGATCCTGCGTCGCATCATGCCCCGTATTCATCGACCAGCATCGCTTGATACAGCCTCGGCGGTCGGGACTCTGTCTGTCAATACCGTGGGCGGGTCCGCCACCACCACCGCGCAGACCTCCTCGCCGTGGCGCGGGTCGGGCACCCCGATCACTGCCACCTGGCCGACCGCCGGGTGCCCGGCAAGGACCTCCTCCACCTCGCGTGGGTAGACGTCGAAGCCACCCCGGACGATCATGTGATCCGGGTGTCGCCGTCGACCACGGCGACGGTGTCGGCGTGCCGGCGGGCGGACTCGGCCAGCACCATGGCCAGCGACAGCGCGGTCATCGGGCCACGCCCCGCACCAGGCGGCTGACCGTCTCGGCGACGCAGACCGGCTTTCCGTCGGCGTCGCTCTCCACAGTGACCGCGGTGACCACCTGCACGCCGCCGTCCACCGGTGACACCTCGGCCAGGGTCGCGGTGGCGCGGACCGCGCTGCCGACCCGGAGCGGGGCCGGGAAGCGCACCCGGTTGAGGCCGTAGTTGACCCCCATGGCCACGCCCTCGACCCGGTACAGGCCACCGGCCAGCGCCGGCAGCAGGGACAACGTGAGGTAGCCGTGCGCGATGGTGCCGCCGAACGGGCCGGTCGCGGCCCGTCGCGGGTCGATGTGGATCCACTGGCGGTCGTCGGTGGCGTCGGCGAACCGGTCGACCCGTTGCTGGTCGATCCGGAACCAGGGGCCGGGGCCCAGAATCTCGCCGGTCGCCTCGGCCAACTCCTCGATGGACGCGAAGACCCTCATGCCAGGTGCCCTCCCAGCTTCGTGTAGCCGCGCAGCAGGTCGCGGGAGATGATCAGTCGCTGCATCTCGTCGGTGCCCTCGAAGATCCGGTACAGCCGGACCTGCCGGTACCAGCGCTCGATCGGCAGCTCGCGGGTGTAGCCCATGCCGCCGTGGATCTGCAGGACGCGGTCGACCACCCGATTGACCATGCCCGCGCCGTAGAGCTTCGCCATCGAGGAGGCGTGCCGCGGGTCCTTGCCCTGGTCGACGGTCCAGGCGGCGCGCAGGATGAGCCAGCGGGCCGCCTCCAGCTCGGTCTCCGAGTCGGCGATCATCCACTGGATGGCCTGGTTGGTGCCGATCTTCGCGCCAAAGGTCTCCCGGGTGTTGGCGTAGTCGATGGCCATCGACAACGCCCGCTCGGCGATGCCGACGGCGTGCGACGGGATGGTGTAGCGGCCCTTGCCGATCCACTCCATGCCGAGGCTGAAGCCCTGCCCGGGCTCGCCGAGGATGTTGCGCCCGGGCACCCGGACGTCGTCGAAGACCAGCGAGGCGGGGCCACCCTCGCCCATCGTCTGGATGAACTCCGAGCGCCAGCCCATCGACCGGTCCACCAGGAACGCGGTGGCGCCGCCGTGGCGGGTGCCCTTCTCCCGGTCGGTCACCGCGATCACGATGGCGAAGTCGGCATCGTGACCGCCGGTGATGAAGGTCTTCTCGCCGTTGAGGATCCAGTCGTCGCCGTCGCGACGGGCGCTGAGCTTGATGTTGGCCGCGTCGGAGCCGGCGCCGGGCTCGGTGATCGCGAAGCAGCTGCGCCGCTCCCCCTCGATGGTCGGGACCAGGTACTCGCGCTTCTGCTCGTCGTTGGCGTGGAACAGGATGTTGTCGGCCTCACCGCCGAACCGGAACGGCACGAACGAGCGGCCGAGTTCGGTCCAGATCAGGGACTGGGTGACGGCCGGCAGGTCCATGCCGCCGTACTCCTCCGGGGTGGCCAGCCCCCAGAACCCGAACTTGCGCGCCTTGAGCTGCAGCTCGCGCAGCTCGCTGTGCTCCAGGCCGGGCCGGTGCGCCCGCTCCCGCCGCAGCAGTTCCTGCTCCAGCGGCATGACCTCCCTGGCGATGAAGTCGCGGGCGGTGTCGCGGATCGCCCGCTCGGTGTCGGAAAGCGCGAAGTCCATGTTCCCCTCCGGGTGTTGGTCCGCCGGCGCGCCTCAGCGCGCGCCGCCATTGACGTACAGGGTCTGGCCGCTGACGTACGACGCGTCGTCGCTGGACAGGAAGGCGATCACAGAAGCGATCTCGGTCGGCTGGGCGACCCGGCGCAGCGGGGTGTGCTCGGCGACCATCCGCTGATGCTCCTCCGGGCTGCTGCCGACCCGCTGCGCGGTGGCAGCGGTCATCGCGGTGGCCACGTAGCCCGGGGCGACGGCGTTGACCGTGACGTTGTACGGGCCGAGCTCGATGGCGAGGGTGGCCGTCAGTCCCTGCACCCCCGCCTTGGCCGCCGCATAGTTGACCTGGCCCCGGTTGCCGAGGGCGGAGCGGCTGCTGAGGTTGACGATCCGGCCGTAGCGAGCCGCGACCATGTGCTGTTGGACGGCCTGGCAACAGAGGAACATGCTGGTCAGGTTGGTGGTGAGCACCGCCTCCCAGTGCGCCAGAGGCATCTTGAACAGCAGGTCGTCGCGGGTGATGCCGGCGTTGTTCACCAGCACGTGCAGCCCGCCGTACGCCTGCACCACCCGGTCGGTCATCGCGGCGACCGCCGCGGGGTCGGTCACGTCGCAGCCGATGCCGACGGCCCGGCCGCCGGCCGCGGTGATCTCGTCGGCGACCGCCCGGCTGCGCTCCTCGTCGAGGTCGACCACGGCGACGGCGGCGCCCTCGGCGGCCAGCCGGTGCGCGGTCGCCGCGCCGATGCCCTGCCCGGCGCCGGTGACGACGGCCACCCGGTCGGCGAATCTGGTCACGGTTCTCCCCTTTGCTAGAAGGCGTTGACGCCGGTGAGCGCGCGCCCGATGAGCAGCTGCTGGATCTGGCTGGTGCCCTCGTAGAGGGTGGCGACGCGGGCGTCGCGCAGGTACTTGCCGACCGGGTACTCGTCGATGTAGCCGTACCCGCCGAAGACCTGGACGGCGTTGTTGGCCGCCCGGACCGCGGCCTCGCTGGCGAAGAGCTTGGCCATCGAGGCCTCGGTGGCGAACGGCTCGCCCCGGTCGACGAGGTCGGCCACCCGCCACACCAGCAGCCGGGCGGCGGCGGTGTCCACGGCGATGGCGGCGAGCAACTGCTGCACCAGCTGGTGCCCGGCGATCGGCTTGCCGAACTGGGTGCGCTGCCCGGCGTAGCCGACCGCCGCGTCGAGGCAGCCCTGCGCGATGCCGACGCAGCCGGCGGCCACCGACATCCGGCCCTTGGCCAGGGTGGCCAGGGCCAGCCGGAACCCGCCGTCGGCCGGGCCGAGGCGCGCCGAGTCGGGCACCCGGACGGCGTCGAAGCGCAGCTCACCGGTTGCCTGCCCGCGCAGCCCGAGCTTGCCGTGGATCTCGTTCCGGGTGAGCCCGGCGACGTCGGTGGGCACCAGGAACGCGGTGATGCCCCGGTGTCCGGGCCCGCCGGTGCGGGCGAAGAGCAGGACCACATCGGCCCACGTGCCGTTGGTGATGAACGTCTTCGCGCCGGTGATCAGCCAGTCGTCGCCGTCGCGGGTCGCCCGGGTGGTCAGCGCGGCGGCGTCCGAGCCGCTGTCCGGTTCGGTCAGGGCGAAGCAGCCGAGCGCGGTGCCGGCGCAGAGCCGGGGCAGCCACTCGGCCCGCTGCGCGGCGGACCCGTGCGCGGCGATGGCCTTGGCGACCAGCCCGAGCGACACCGAGACGATGCCCCGGACGGCGGAGTCGCCCCGGCCGAGCTCCTCCAGCACCAGGCAGTAGGAGAGGTGGTCGCCGCCGGACCCGCCGTTCTCCTCGGGGATGGTCAGCCCGAGGAAGCCCAGCCGGCCGAGCTTTCCCACGATCTCCGGGTCGACCGACTCGCGCCGGTCCCAGGCCGCCGCGTACGGGGCCACCTCCCGGTCGACGAACTCGGCGGCCAGTCGCCGGACGGCCGCCTGCTCCGGGGAGAGCTGAAGGTCCATGAGGCATAAACTAGCGCTGCAAGTTTAATTCCGTCCAGACCCCGTTGTGGCAGAGTTGCGGCGAACCCACGAGCGAACGAGGGAGGCACGGATGCCCCGGCCGAGGCAGGCGCTGCTCAGCCGGCAGCGGATCGTCGAGGCCGCCGCGGCGCTGATCGACGCGGACGGCCTGGAGGGGTTCTCCACCCGCCGGCTCGCGGCCGAACTCGGGGTGCGCGGGCCCTCGCTGTACAACCACTTCGCCACCAAGGACGAGATCCTCGACGCGGTGGCCGACAGCGTCACGGCGCAGGTCGACGTCTCCTTCTTCGGGAAGATCGACTGGCGCGAGGCGCTGCGCCGCTGGGGGCACTCCTACCGGGCGGCGCTGGCCGCGCACCCAAACATCGTGCCGTATCTGGCCCGCGGTCCGGGGCGGCGGCCGGCGGCGCTGGCCATGGCCGACGCCGTCTACGGCGGACTGGTCGCGGCCGGCTGGCCGCCCTCGCGCGCCACCCACATCGGCGCGCTGATGCGCTACTTCGTGGCCGGGTCCGCGCTCGGGTCGTTCGCCCGCGGTTTCGTCGAGGACCCCGGGGTGTACGCCGAGCAGTACCCGCACCTGACCCAGGCCCACCGGCTCGCCGAGCATCAGCAGCAGGTGGACGAGGGCGCCTTCGCGCTCGGCCTCGACGCGCTCATCCACGGGCTCTCCCGCACCTACAAGGAGCACATCGGGCCGCTACCACCCCTCCCACCGGCCGACCTGGGGCGCTAGAGTCAAAACTTGCAGCGCTAGTTTTTGACCACGGTGAGGGGCGCGATGGATCTCGCACGAACCGCCATCTATCTCGACGGAGCCTGGGTCGCCCCCTCCTCCGGGCACACCATCCCGGTGCACAACCCGGCGACCGAGGAGCTCCTGGCCCGGGTACCGGCCGGCACGGCCGCCGACGTCGACCGGGCCGTCACGGCCGCCCGGGCCGCCTTCCCCGGCTGGGCCGCCACCACCCCGGCGCAGCGGTCCGCCGCCCTGGACCGCCTGCACGCGGCGCTGGCCAGCCGGGCCGCGATCGCCGCCGAGACGGTCGCGCTGGAGCTGGGCACCCCGCTCAGGGTCGCCACCCGGGTACAGGTCGGCCTGCCGCTGACCGTACTGCGCAGCTACGTCGACCTGGCCGCCCGGCCGCCCGCCGAGGAGACCGTCGGCAACTCGCTCGTGGTCCGCGAACCCGTCGGCGTGGTCGGGGCGATCACCCCGTGGAACTACCCGCTGCACCAGGTGATGGCGAAGGTGGCGCCCGCGCTGGCCGCCGGGTGCACGGTGGTGCTCAAGCCCAGCGAGCTGACCCCGCTGACCGCGTACCTGCTCTTCGACGCGATCCACGAGGCCGGCTTCCCGCCGGGGGTGGTCAACCTGGTGCCCGGCACCGGCGTCGAGGTGGGCGAGGCCATCGCCGCCCACCCGGACGTCGACATGGTTTCCTTCACCGGCTCGACCGCCACCGGCCGGCGGATCTCGCACCTGGCCGCCGACCGGATCGCCCGGGTGGCGCTGGAGCTCGGCGGCAAGTCCGCCAACGTGATCCTCGACGACGCCGACCTGGCCACCGCGGTGAAGGTCGGCGTGGGCAACGCCTTCCTCAACTCCGGCCAGACCTGCACCGCCTGGACCCGGATGCTGGTGCACCGGGACCGCTACGACGAGGCGTTGGACCTGGTCGCCAAGGCCGCCGACGGCTACCGGACCGGCGACCCGTTCGCGCCGGACACCCGGCTCGGCCCGCTGGTCTCCGCGGCCCAGCGGGACCGGGTGACCGGCCACGTGACCCGGGCGCTCACCGACGGCGGCCGGCTGATCGCCGGCGGCCCGGACGCGGTGCTGCCCGAGCGGGGCTGGTTCGTCGCCCCGACCGTGCTCGCCGACGTCGACCCGGGCAGCGCGCTGGCCCAGGAGGAGGTCTTCGGACCGGTGCTCGCCGTCATCCCGGTCGACGACGAGGAGGCGGCGGTGGCCGTCGCCAACAACTCCCGGTACGGCCTGGCCGGCGCCGTCTGGTCCGCCGACGAGGAGCGGGCGGTGCGGGTCGCCCGGCGGATCCGCACCGGAGCCGTCGACATCAACGGCGCGCCGTTCAACCCGCTCGCCCCGTTCGGCGGCTACAAGCAGTCCGGCCTCGGCCGGGAACTGGGTCGTTACGGGCTCGACGAGTTCCTCCAGACCAAGGCGATCCAGCGGTGAGGGCGCTGCTCGCCCGAGGCGTGAACCAGCCGGTGACGGTGGAGGAGGTGGAGCTGCCGGCACCCGGGCCGGGCGAGGTACGGGTGCGGGTACGGGCCGCCGGGGTCTGCCACTCGGACCTGTCCATGGTCAACGGCACGGTCGCGCCGCCGTACCCGCTGGTGCTCGGGCACGAGGCGGCGGGCGAGGTGGTCGAGGTCGGCCCCGGCGTCGACCGGGTCCGGCCCGGCGCGCACGTGGTGCTGAACTGGGCGCCGCCCTGCCGGAGGTGCTGGTACTGCGATCGCGGCGAGTCGTGGTTCTGCGAGCGGACGGGCTCCCCCGCGACCGCCCGGGGCCGGACCTCGGCCGGTGCGCCGCTGCACGTCGCCCTCGGCCTCGGCGCGCTGGCCGAGGAGGTGGTGGTGCCGCAGGAGGCGGTGATCGGCGTTCCGGCGCAGCTACCGTTCGCCACCGCGGCCCTGCTGGGCTGCGCCGTGCTCACCGGGGTCGGCGCGGTACGCCGGACCGCCCGGGTGGCGCCCGGCGAGTCGGTGGCGGTGATCGGTCTCGGCGGGGTGGGCCTGTCGGTGGTCTCCGCCGCCCGGGCCGCCGGCGCCGACCCGGTCCTCGCCGTCGACGTGTCGCCCGCCAAGGCCGAACTGGCCGCCGCCGCCGGGGCCACCGACTTCCTCGTCGCCGACGACGCGCTGAGCCGGGCGATCCGGGAGCGCACCCACGGGCGTGGCGTCGACCACGCCCTGGAGTGCGTCGGCCGCGGCGTGACCATCCGCGCCGCCTGGCGGGCCGCCCGGCGCGGCGGCCAGGTCACCGTCGTGGGGATGGGCGCGCGGGACGACGTGGTCAGCCTGAGCGCGCTGGACATCTTCCACTCCGGGCGGACACTGCGTTCCTCGGTGTACGGCTCGTCCGACCCGGACCGCGACGTGCCCGAGCTGGCCCGCGCCGTGCTCGCCGGCACCCTGGACCCGGCCGCCCTGATCACCGACCGGACCGGCCTGGACGGCGCCGCGGCGGCGTTCGACCGGATGGCCCGCGGCGAGGGCGCCCGTACCGTCGTGCTGCCCTGACCGTCGCCGCCCGCCGCCGTGCCGGGTTCAGTGCAGCGCGCGGGCGAGCTCGGTGCGGGACCGGATGCCGAGCCGGTGGAAGATGTTGCGCAGGTGGTGGTCGACGGTCCGGGTGGAGAGGAACAGCCGGGTGGCGATCTCGCGGTTGGTGGCTCCCTCGGCGACCAGCTGCGCGATCCGTAGCTGCTGCCCGGTGAGCAGCCGGGCGGCCGGCAGCTCCGGTGTGCCGACCGACTCGCCGGCCG is a window from the Micromonospora sp. DSM 45708 genome containing:
- a CDS encoding cytochrome P450 is translated as MTWVPELNAYLVTRHADIVAGLKDRRLANANMSQGLRRLSPAEQDELLPLRASIDMWMGHTNTADHVRFQQLLKRYFTRPTVDALRPRVRELTHELLDAVAPQGRMDVVKDLAFPLPANVIAEMLGMPIRDRELLQAWSRDILTVFKIANLPQLRRCQRSILEMQDYLRPLLAERRQQPREDVLSTFAAAEKDGLVTEDEIVANCVLLLFAGHETTAHLIANGLLLLFQNPEQLDLLKEKPELTPSAVEEMLRCDGPGGGVVRMTTEPVVIGDVPIAAHQTIYLAMVAGNRDPEVFDEPDRFDVTRTPNRHTAFGMGASYCLGAALARMETDECFRILLDRFPDLRPVDATPDWHASSPFQHHLNTLRVKLTARH
- a CDS encoding SDR family oxidoreductase; protein product: MTKRWLVTGCSSGLGQALAARLAAEGDQVVATARQPKTLDGLVARHPNNVVAAALDVRDPEQCAAAVERAVDAFGGVDVLVNNAAYGQFGTFEEISDAELAAQFATNVFGPWQLTRAVLPLWRAQRRGHAVFVSSVSNVVPIPGLAAYNASKCALEGAAESLAAEAGHLGVKVTILQPGGFATGYSANLRRTENRIADYTPVSEGMFHALHEMNTYAEINSPELFADVVWRLGQMDSPPLRLPVGSDSEAVLKRAYDARRREYDQVIKAGHHTVP
- a CDS encoding Ig-like domain-containing protein, giving the protein MMRRRIFALATAAAVVVGGAMTMVLPPAYAATACTVDYTITREWSNGFWAELTVTNLGSPVTDWWLRFRQVSGQTITMGLDRLPDGYTLGSGELYPMTMLRPPAGSTLPTGASVTVRFGGNYRDAEPEPTDWVLSGQPCNVDVGSPTGSSPPTASASPQPSPKPGGPSVSLTSPLPNDFFAAPGVIPIRAEATAAAGRRIERVEFRERGTLLAVDTTAPYAFDWRGAPPNSGTRVTATAYDSDGAQATAEVRGIRVLPPPAPGAAPALKAIGNRIRTVTTDPRPYRPRGIIRSAAPGECAWGPIRWDGPVDDASVGALRARGVDAVRVVLSDACFVYTGSPTDRQNRVGYVDEAARYVDRLVRAGITPIVSLRQSDFLATRSFWSAAAEVFGADNAVIFDISPYDFPAAGGTGPAVAWTCWRDGGVACAGTSLPNFGVQEQIRLLRVRGSFNLVLAAGIDGGNDLRRWLEYRPADPDGRNVAAAWRVDDRSACATPACWQSTLLPVAAQVPLVATDVSAGSAAPTFVRRTISWLDQHGIGHLRR
- a CDS encoding MaoC family dehydratase, whose amino-acid sequence is MRVFASIEELAEATGEILGPGPWFRIDQQRVDRFADATDDRQWIHIDPRRAATGPFGGTIAHGYLTLSLLPALAGGLYRVEGVAMGVNYGLNRVRFPAPLRVGSAVRATATLAEVSPVDGGVQVVTAVTVESDADGKPVCVAETVSRLVRGVAR
- a CDS encoding SDR family NAD(P)-dependent oxidoreductase; translated protein: MTRFADRVAVVTGAGQGIGAATAHRLAAEGAAVAVVDLDEERSRAVADEITAAGGRAVGIGCDVTDPAAVAAMTDRVVQAYGGLHVLVNNAGITRDDLLFKMPLAHWEAVLTTNLTSMFLCCQAVQQHMVAARYGRIVNLSSRSALGNRGQVNYAAAKAGVQGLTATLAIELGPYNVTVNAVAPGYVATAMTAATAQRVGSSPEEHQRMVAEHTPLRRVAQPTEIASVIAFLSSDDASYVSGQTLYVNGGAR
- a CDS encoding AMP-binding enzyme translates to MIVRGGFDVYPREVEEVLAGHPAVGQVAVIGVPDPRHGEEVCAVVVADPPTVLTDRVPTAEAVSSDAGR
- a CDS encoding TetR/AcrR family transcriptional regulator; the encoded protein is MPRPRQALLSRQRIVEAAAALIDADGLEGFSTRRLAAELGVRGPSLYNHFATKDEILDAVADSVTAQVDVSFFGKIDWREALRRWGHSYRAALAAHPNIVPYLARGPGRRPAALAMADAVYGGLVAAGWPPSRATHIGALMRYFVAGSALGSFARGFVEDPGVYAEQYPHLTQAHRLAEHQQQVDEGAFALGLDALIHGLSRTYKEHIGPLPPLPPADLGR
- a CDS encoding acyl-CoA dehydrogenase family protein, whose amino-acid sequence is MDFALSDTERAIRDTARDFIAREVMPLEQELLRRERAHRPGLEHSELRELQLKARKFGFWGLATPEEYGGMDLPAVTQSLIWTELGRSFVPFRFGGEADNILFHANDEQKREYLVPTIEGERRSCFAITEPGAGSDAANIKLSARRDGDDWILNGEKTFITGGHDADFAIVIAVTDREKGTRHGGATAFLVDRSMGWRSEFIQTMGEGGPASLVFDDVRVPGRNILGEPGQGFSLGMEWIGKGRYTIPSHAVGIAERALSMAIDYANTRETFGAKIGTNQAIQWMIADSETELEAARWLILRAAWTVDQGKDPRHASSMAKLYGAGMVNRVVDRVLQIHGGMGYTRELPIERWYRQVRLYRIFEGTDEMQRLIISRDLLRGYTKLGGHLA
- a CDS encoding acyl-CoA dehydrogenase family protein codes for the protein MDLQLSPEQAAVRRLAAEFVDREVAPYAAAWDRRESVDPEIVGKLGRLGFLGLTIPEENGGSGGDHLSYCLVLEELGRGDSAVRGIVSVSLGLVAKAIAAHGSAAQRAEWLPRLCAGTALGCFALTEPDSGSDAAALTTRATRDGDDWLITGAKTFITNGTWADVVLLFARTGGPGHRGITAFLVPTDVAGLTRNEIHGKLGLRGQATGELRFDAVRVPDSARLGPADGGFRLALATLAKGRMSVAAGCVGIAQGCLDAAVGYAGQRTQFGKPIAGHQLVQQLLAAIAVDTAAARLLVWRVADLVDRGEPFATEASMAKLFASEAAVRAANNAVQVFGGYGYIDEYPVGKYLRDARVATLYEGTSQIQQLLIGRALTGVNAF